In Sulfuriferula plumbiphila, the genomic window TACTTCTCCCAACCCGCGCCATTCGAAGGTGCGCCTCAATTCGAAAATCTTCGCCACCAGTGTCTGGGCTTTGCGATTACCCCCTCTCGTTACTGCCCGGAAGAATTCATTCTCCACTTCGGCGCGTCCCTCGTTCACCTGTCGCACCAGCATTAGTATGCCCTGCATGACATCCAATGGCTCAAAACCCGAGATCACCACGGGCTTGCGATATTCCCGCGCAAAATGTTCGTAGGGCTGGGTGCCAATGACCGTACTCACGTGGGAAGGACCGATAAAACCATCCAGGGGGAGCGTGCCATATTCCCTGACTTCCGGTGACTCGAGAATATGGGTAATCGCCGAAGGCGTCAGGACGTGGTTGCACAACACACTGAGATTCCCGATGCCTTCATTTTTGGCTTGCTCGATCAGCAGCGCCGTGGGCGGGGTTGTGGTTTCAAAACCAATGGCGAGAAACACCACGTCACGATCCGGATTGTCGCGCGCAATGGCAAGCACATCAGCGGTGGAGTAGATCATGCGTACATCGCCACCCCTGGCCTTGGCCTTCATCAGCGACAGCCCATCCGATGCCGGTACGCGCAAGGTGTCCCCGTACGTGCACAGAATCACGCCCTGATCCAGCGCCAGTCCGATGGCAAGATCTATGCGGCCAATCGGCAACACACACACCGGGCAGCCCGGCCCATGAATCATCTGGATATTGGCTGGTAAAAGATCAGTAACGCCATATCGGGAAATGGCATGGGTATGACCACCGCAAAATTCCATGAAACTGTAATTTCGGCCGGTATCCGCAGCTCGTGCAATTGTACTGGCAAGGCCGTTGGCTAATTCGCCATCCCGAAACTCGTCGACATATTTCATGCCCCCACCCCCACATTGCCCGGCATCGATTCCATTTCCGCAAAGATCCGCAAGGTGCGTTCGGCCTCCTCGGGATCCAGTTTGCTGAGGGCATAACCCACATGCACGATGACGTAATCATCC contains:
- the hypD gene encoding hydrogenase formation protein HypD; amino-acid sequence: MKYVDEFRDGELANGLASTIARAADTGRNYSFMEFCGGHTHAISRYGVTDLLPANIQMIHGPGCPVCVLPIGRIDLAIGLALDQGVILCTYGDTLRVPASDGLSLMKAKARGGDVRMIYSTADVLAIARDNPDRDVVFLAIGFETTTPPTALLIEQAKNEGIGNLSVLCNHVLTPSAITHILESPEVREYGTLPLDGFIGPSHVSTVIGTQPYEHFAREYRKPVVISGFEPLDVMQGILMLVRQVNEGRAEVENEFFRAVTRGGNRKAQTLVAKIFELRRTFEWRGLGEVPYSALQIRSEYAAFDAEQRYGLRYAPVADNKACECGAILRGVKKPTDCKIFGTVCTPETPMGSCMVSSEGACAAHYTYGRFKDVEIVAA
- a CDS encoding HypC/HybG/HupF family hydrogenase formation chaperone, which gives rise to MCLALPARIVEMRKQDIGIVDLGGVRKEVSLALVDDLQVDDYVIVHVGYALSKLDPEEAERTLRIFAEMESMPGNVGVGA